The following coding sequences lie in one Prochlorococcus marinus XMU1419 genomic window:
- the recR gene encoding recombination mediator RecR, giving the protein MITYTKPLSKLIGHFEKFPGIGPRTAQRLALFILKQPESTIRDFSKALLEAHSNVGRCKKCFNLTSEDECEICKNTERNQKLICVVAETKDLLALERAREFKGVYHVIGGLISPMDSVGPELLEIRSLVERVSKSEIDEIILALTPSVEGDTTSLYIGKLLAPFTKVTRIAYGLPMGSELEYVDEVTLARALEGRTKLN; this is encoded by the coding sequence TTGATTACTTATACCAAACCGCTTTCAAAATTAATTGGTCATTTTGAGAAATTCCCAGGGATTGGTCCAAGAACAGCGCAACGATTAGCCCTGTTTATTTTAAAACAACCTGAAAGTACAATAAGAGATTTTTCAAAGGCTCTTTTAGAAGCACATAGTAATGTTGGTCGTTGCAAAAAATGTTTCAATTTAACTTCAGAAGATGAATGTGAAATTTGTAAAAATACTGAAAGAAATCAAAAACTAATCTGCGTAGTGGCAGAAACTAAAGATTTGCTTGCATTGGAGCGCGCCAGAGAATTTAAAGGTGTTTACCACGTTATTGGTGGTTTAATATCACCAATGGATTCTGTTGGACCCGAACTCTTAGAAATAAGAAGCTTGGTGGAAAGAGTTAGTAAGTCTGAAATAGATGAGATCATATTGGCATTGACCCCCAGTGTGGAGGGAGATACAACAAGTCTTTATATTGGAAAATTGCTAGCCCCTTTTACTAAAGTTACGAGGATTGCATATGGCCTCCCAATGGGTAGTGAACTTGAATATGTGGATGAAGTTACACTTGCAAGAGCGT
- the psbP gene encoding photosystem II reaction center PsbP, which translates to MKNIRFNPFKYLFLIFLCLTLSACSGGLNAGLEAYQSPDGRYAFLYPTGWTRVKVDGGPEIIYHDLINSNETLSLVISDVNKEVQLEQLGSPSEVGQTLIDKVIAPEGSGREVKLINANKRESSNHIFYDLEYELNLNEQARHELATVVIDRGTLYTFAVGTNEERWNKVDGMFINVIQSFNFLI; encoded by the coding sequence ATGAAAAATATTAGATTTAACCCTTTCAAATATTTATTTTTGATTTTTTTGTGTTTAACACTGAGTGCTTGTAGTGGAGGACTAAATGCGGGATTAGAAGCTTATCAAAGTCCAGATGGAAGATATGCCTTTTTGTATCCAACAGGATGGACTAGAGTAAAAGTCGATGGAGGACCTGAAATTATTTACCACGATCTAATAAATAGTAATGAGACTTTAAGTTTAGTTATTTCTGATGTAAATAAAGAGGTTCAATTAGAGCAATTAGGAAGCCCAAGTGAAGTAGGTCAAACATTAATTGATAAAGTCATTGCTCCCGAAGGTTCAGGTAGAGAGGTAAAACTTATAAATGCCAATAAAAGGGAGTCATCTAATCATATTTTCTATGATTTAGAGTATGAATTAAATTTAAATGAACAAGCGAGGCACGAATTAGCTACTGTCGTAATTGATAGAGGAACACTTTACACTTTTGCTGTAGGGACAAATGAAGAGAGATGGAATAAAGTTGACGGTATGTTTATTAATGTAATTCAATCATTTAACTTTTTAATTTAG